A stretch of DNA from Lucilia cuprina isolate Lc7/37 unplaced genomic scaffold, ASM2204524v1 Scaffold_4970, whole genome shotgun sequence:
CATCTTTCAGGATGAGCTAGATGAAAAACCTGAAATTGGTAATAAGAGtcctattattttaaaagatgaaaAGCCACCATTATTACCACCCTCATATAATACCTCAAATATGAATGGTACGTTAACAATTACCCTATTCTCCTTCTaatagtagttagttagttttaaaatcattaaagtaataaagtttaattttaggtGATAATGATGTCGATGAATATGTTCCACCGCCAGCTGTTGTAGTAGGTGGTCGCGAAGCAAGAGGGAAATCACCGGCTACGCCATCATATCGTAAACCCCCACCATATGTATCACCTTAAATTTGtcgtaaaaaagaaaacaataactaaaaaggaataaagaaaacaatttatataataaacacaacaaaaggattaagttgaaaaaagaaatatgagacattaacaacaaatacaataaatacttaataatctATACatggaaataaacaaaaaaaaaaagaaaaattaatatatttatatggaaTTAAGtgtcaaaaaaacaaaaaaagaaaacaatttaaaatacttattataataataatgaaaatgataatgatgatactgtactatacttatatatttataacttattgacaaaaacaaa
This window harbors:
- the LOC124418447 gene encoding dystroglycan 1-like, which translates into the protein DEEERKSFRTKGIPVIFQDELDEKPEIGNKSPIILKDEKPPLLPPSYNTSNMNGDNDVDEYVPPPAVVVGGREARGKSPATPSYRKPPPYVSP